The DNA sequence TGTACAACTGTGCCGTAAGGGTTTTGTTGTGCGTCAGGATAAGTGTAGGCCGGTTCGCTTTGGCAATCAAGTTTGCCATCGTAAAGGTTTTACCAGACCCAGTGACCCCAAGCAAAACCTGTGCGGGTTCTCCAGACAACACACCATTTACCAATTGGTCAATCGCTTGGGGCTGATCACCCATCGGCTTAAAAGGGGAAACTAATTTGAAACTCACGCGAACTTTTTTTTATCAAAACTTCAACAAAACAAACCTAAAATTAACAAAAAAAGTTGCTTTTGGGAACCCTCTTTTACAAAAAAATGTTTTATTTTTAGTTATTCATAAACAGCTCATCTCGGCTGTTATTACTCACCTAAAAATCGCTCTCCTATGCAGCAGCTTATTCAGGAAAAAGGGTTTCATTACCGTGCTTTTACCTTACGGGAAGATGACGTGCTCGTCCACCTGCGGGATTTTGAAAACGAGCGGGAATTCAGTGTTGATTATCTCGACCTGGGCCTTCAGGTGTACCGAAAAACGGAGCATCATTCCCGTGCGCTCCGATGGTTATCCGGAGGTGTCGCTACGCTCATGTTGATCGCCTTGATCGCTTCGGCCAGCGGGGTTGAATGGATAGCTCCAGGCTGGGCTTTTGCTCTCGGAAGCGTGGCATTGCTGGCCTGTCTATGGACTTTCCTGCAACAAAAACCAGGGATGATTTACCTGATTGGTGGGGAACAAAAATTGGGCTTCCTCCAAGAACGGCCAAACGCCGACCAGGTAGAAGACTTTATCTCTGCCACTATTGATAGAATTAAGGAATGCTACCACCAACAATACCTTCATCACTCCAATGACACAACGGATGAAGAACGTCGTTCGCGTATCCAATGGCTACACGAAATGAAGGCGATAACACGAGCAGAAAAGGATGTCTTGTTAGCCGAACTGGGGCCTCTACGTCAGCAACCTATTGGCTTTCAGAGAGCAACGTAAAGCGACAAGGTTAATTTTTATCAGCAAATAACTGACAACTCATAGCATCCATTTAGGAAAATCCTGAATGGATGCTTTATTTTGGGGCCGATTATAAAATTGACCTTTCAACAGCTTTACTACACGTATATCTATGCAACGAATCTTACTCTTCTTTGTGCTATCGCTGATAGCATTCCACTCCTTTGCACAAAAAGACCAGCGACTAACGCGCGGTCTTTCGCCGGTAGAAAATCTTCCGATATTGCAGATGCCTCATCAGGACAATCAAGTCTTGATGAGTAATGAACTAGCTCGTCGAGGGCCCGGAGTAGCCCCCCGATACGCAACAAACATAGCAGTAGACATTACCCCCGCTACCCACGGACAATGGGAAACCACGCCCTACGGTAGCGTATGGCGTCTGCGCATCAAATCACAGGGAGCCTATTCTCTCAATTTTGGGTTTACCCAATACACCATGCCGAGAGGAGGCAAGCTCGTGATGTACAGCCCCGATCAGGCACGCATCCAAGGCCCATTCACCCCGGCAGATAACGAAGAACACGAGCAGTTGTGGACGCCGCTCATAGAAGGCGACGAACTCGTCATTGAAGTAACCGTACCCACTGCTTCCATAAACGAACTGTCCCTCAAGCTGGCTTACGTCAATCACGCATTTGAAAATTTCAGCGCACTCATTTCCGGCTCTTGTAACCTGGATGTGATCTGTGGTGCCGCCGACGGCTGGGGCATCGTAGATCCCCATCGGGATATTATTCAATCCGTTGCGGTAATTTCCACTGGTGGTGGCACCTTCTGTACCGGTTTCTTGGTCAACAATGTAGAAAATGATTGTACACCATTTTTCATGACTGCCAACCACTGTGGCATCAATTCCGGCAATGCTCCTTCGCTGGTAACCTATTGGAATTACCAAAACAGTACCTGCCGCCAACCCAATACTCCAGCCAGCGGTGGCCCTGGTGATGGCCAACTCAACGACTTCAATACCGGAGCGATCTTTCGAGCTTCCCGATCTCAATCCGACTTTGTCTTGGTAGAACTTGACGACCCTGTTTCACCGACCGCCAACGCCTATTTTGCTGGCTGGGATGCTCGCGGTGTAAGTATTAGCAGTGCAATCGGTATCCACCATCCTCGTACTGACGAAAAGCGGATCAGTTTTGAAAACGACCCCACCCAATTCACGACCTACGGCAGCAGCACGCCTACCTCCAACTACACCCACGTAAGGGTCGTTGACTGGGACACTGGCACAACGGAAGGCGGCTCTTCAGGCTCTCCCCTTTTTGATCAAAACGAACGCGTTGTCGGGCAATTACACGGTGGTGGTGCTGCCTGTGGAAATAATCTATCCGACTGGTACGGTTCTTTTGCCATTTCCTGGGATGCAGGAGGCAGTGCCAGTTCCCGCCTACGCGACTGGCTAGATCCCAACAATACAGGTACCGAATTCATCAATGGGCGCTGGGCCAACGACTGTAGCTTCACCGTTTCCGGCACACCGGTAGAACAAACCATCTGCCAGCCCGATGTGGCCTTTTACGATATCACGGCCAGCACTGGCTTTAGTGGTTCGGCAAGCCTTAGCCTTGCTGGTTTGCCTTTCGGAACTTACGATTTCAGCCCTAGCAGTATTGATCCCGGTGAAACTTCTACCCTCAGTGTGGAGACCAGTAACCTTGACCCAGGCACCTACAATTTCACCGTCACCGCTAGCAACAATGGTGACGATATCGATATCGACCTTACTTTGATTGTTTTAGCAGGGAGTACCGATCCTCCAACCTTGCTGGACCCTGCGGATAACAGTACCGATATTTTCCCAAATCCTATCCTCGTATGGGATGGTGATGACAGCGGGGCAACTACTTATACGGTGCAAATTTCGACCAACAGTAATTTCACCAACATTGTCGAAACGGGAAGCACTACCGCAACCACCTACCAACCGACCAACGCCAACCAAGGTGCTACCCAGTACTACTGGCGGGTGAGAGCTAGCAATGACTGTGGCACCACGGGCTATTCCGATATATTTTCTTTTGTCACCCAAAACATCAGCTGCGTCACCTACAACTCAGATTTCTCCACAACAATCAGTGCCAACGGTACCCCGAGTATTGAAAACGACATCTTTTTTGCGGAAGATTTTACCATTGCTTCCGTCGTAATTGGCTTGGAAATCACGCATTCCTACATTGGTGATTTAAGTGCCCAACTATTACCGGTTAGCGGAGGAGCTATCAATTTATTTAACCGACCAGGATTTCCTAATGACAACTTTGGCTGTTCCGAAGATAACCTTCACCTTTTCTTTAGTGATGATAGTCCCAACAGTCCTAGTGCTTTGGAAAACACGTGTAATCCTTCCGACACCGGGCCCAATAACCCTGGTCCGCCTTATGCTATCGAAGGCAGCTTCCAACCTATTGGCAACTTCAACGGCTTCATAGGCCAAAGCAGTTTCGGAACCTGGACGCTTCAAGTCAACGACAATGCCAGTGCCGATGGCGGTATCCTGGAGGAATGGTTCGTTACCGTTTGTTACGCTGTACCTAGTGAACCGCCGGTGTTAGTCACCAATCAAACACTTCAGGTCATCCACAACACGCAGGAAACGATCACCAACACCTACCTGGAAGCGGAAGACCAGGGAAGTGGCCCTGACGAAATTTACTACACGATTACCGACTTGCCTAACCAGGGCGTGCTGTTGCTAAACGGACAAGTACTCAACTTAGGCGATAGCTTCACCCAGGAAGATATTGACAACGGCCTCGTGGCTTACGAACACGGAGGTGGTACAGTGCTATCCGACAACTTCGAGTTCGACCTGAGTAATGCCGCAGGAATTAGCACTACAGGTAATGTTTTCTTTATTGAAATCATCATCAATCCATTGATGGCCAGCATTACCCAAACGGGGAATATCCTCTGCAACGGCGATGCGAACGGCGCCGTCAGTGCATTCGCAACGGGAGGTGTTGCTCCTTACCAATATGCCCTCAACGGTGGTGATTTACAAGCAGACAATAACTTTACCGACCTTGCTGCTGGTAATTATTTCGTGACGATTGTTGATATGCTCGGTACTGAGATCAGCACGAATACCATTACCATTGGTCAGCCCACCCAAGTGACGGCAACAACCAATGTCAGCGATGACCAAATTACGGTCAATGCCGCTGGAGGAACACCGGGATATACCTACCAATTAGAGAATGGCACGCCACAAAGCAGCAACATTTTCTCCAATGTTCCCAACGGGACTTACACCATCACCGTTACGGATGCCAATGGCTGTAGCGCCGCTGTTACGGCTACGGTGGCCGTCAACAATATTATCCTTACCGCAGCTTTGGTGCAAGATATCAGTTGCCACGACGCTGACGATGCCATCATAACGGCGCTGGCTTCTGGCGGTACGCCGGCATACCAATACCGTATCAATGGAGGAAGTTTCCAACTGGAGTCTACCTTCACCAACCTCGGCCCCGGGGCTTATACCATCGAAGTTCAAGACCAGGATGGGTTTACCCAAAGCAGTGTCACGATTAACGTTACCAATCCACCTTTACTTAGCCTTTCTGCTAGTGTTGTGGAGGATGAAGTTACGGCAAATGCAGCGGGAGGTACCCCTCCGTTGCGGTACCAACTGGATGGAGGGAGCCCGCAGAGTAGCCCCGTCTTTTCTGGACTCGACAATGGTAATTATTCCATCACGGTCATTGATGACAATGATTGTACCGCAACGGTTAGCGTTACCGTAGCCGTCAACACCCTTGTTGTGAGTGCGACTTTGGTAAATGATATTACTTGTAACAATGCCAATGACGGAAGCTTACAAGTAAATGTAAGCGGCGGCACCCCTGGCTTCCTGTACAGCCTCGATGGCGGGACCTACCAAAGCAGCCCCATTTTCAACGGGCTTGCTGCCGGAGGTTACACCGTCACCGTTTTGGACAGCGAAGGGTTTACCCAAACGACCAACAGCATTACCATCACCAACCCCGCAGCCATCAACGCTACCGCCATGGTAACCGACAACGTGATCACCGTAAACGCGACGG is a window from the Lewinella sp. LCG006 genome containing:
- a CDS encoding cadherin-like domain-containing protein; this encodes MQRILLFFVLSLIAFHSFAQKDQRLTRGLSPVENLPILQMPHQDNQVLMSNELARRGPGVAPRYATNIAVDITPATHGQWETTPYGSVWRLRIKSQGAYSLNFGFTQYTMPRGGKLVMYSPDQARIQGPFTPADNEEHEQLWTPLIEGDELVIEVTVPTASINELSLKLAYVNHAFENFSALISGSCNLDVICGAADGWGIVDPHRDIIQSVAVISTGGGTFCTGFLVNNVENDCTPFFMTANHCGINSGNAPSLVTYWNYQNSTCRQPNTPASGGPGDGQLNDFNTGAIFRASRSQSDFVLVELDDPVSPTANAYFAGWDARGVSISSAIGIHHPRTDEKRISFENDPTQFTTYGSSTPTSNYTHVRVVDWDTGTTEGGSSGSPLFDQNERVVGQLHGGGAACGNNLSDWYGSFAISWDAGGSASSRLRDWLDPNNTGTEFINGRWANDCSFTVSGTPVEQTICQPDVAFYDITASTGFSGSASLSLAGLPFGTYDFSPSSIDPGETSTLSVETSNLDPGTYNFTVTASNNGDDIDIDLTLIVLAGSTDPPTLLDPADNSTDIFPNPILVWDGDDSGATTYTVQISTNSNFTNIVETGSTTATTYQPTNANQGATQYYWRVRASNDCGTTGYSDIFSFVTQNISCVTYNSDFSTTISANGTPSIENDIFFAEDFTIASVVIGLEITHSYIGDLSAQLLPVSGGAINLFNRPGFPNDNFGCSEDNLHLFFSDDSPNSPSALENTCNPSDTGPNNPGPPYAIEGSFQPIGNFNGFIGQSSFGTWTLQVNDNASADGGILEEWFVTVCYAVPSEPPVLVTNQTLQVIHNTQETITNTYLEAEDQGSGPDEIYYTITDLPNQGVLLLNGQVLNLGDSFTQEDIDNGLVAYEHGGGTVLSDNFEFDLSNAAGISTTGNVFFIEIIINPLMASITQTGNILCNGDANGAVSAFATGGVAPYQYALNGGDLQADNNFTDLAAGNYFVTIVDMLGTEISTNTITIGQPTQVTATTNVSDDQITVNAAGGTPGYTYQLENGTPQSSNIFSNVPNGTYTITVTDANGCSAAVTATVAVNNIILTAALVQDISCHDADDAIITALASGGTPAYQYRINGGSFQLESTFTNLGPGAYTIEVQDQDGFTQSSVTINVTNPPLLSLSASVVEDEVTANAAGGTPPLRYQLDGGSPQSSPVFSGLDNGNYSITVIDDNDCTATVSVTVAVNTLVVSATLVNDITCNNANDGSLQVNVSGGTPGFLYSLDGGTYQSSPIFNGLAAGGYTVTVLDSEGFTQTTNSITITNPAAINATAMVTDNVITVNATGGTGQLLYQLNNGTLQSNPVFTNVPNGQYTITVYDANDCTTTLSATVAVNTLVVNATLVSDITCNNANDGSLQVSVSGGTPAFMYSIDGENYQSSPIFSGLAGGSYTVTVLDSEGFTQTTNSITITNPAAINATAMVTDDVITINATGGTGQLLYQLNNGTLQSNPVFTNVPNGQYTITVYDANDCTTSLSATVAVNTLVVSATLVSDITCNNANDGSLQVSVSGGTPAFMYSLDGENYQSSPIFSGLAAGSYTVTVLDSEGFTQTTNSITITNPAAINATAMVTDDVITVNATGGTGQLLYQLNNGTLQSNPVFTNVPNGQYNITVYDANDCTTSLSATVAVNTLVVNAILIRNMSCHNVNDGRLMAEVQGGTPPFQYSLDGENYQNEALFTGLSAGTYTVTVLDAEGFTQTTNSITITNPTVVSMMVMVDGSTITVTASGGTGTLMYSINGQDFQTENSFTNVPDGIYQVSVRDENGCAVAMQAIVAVNGLLASVQVVNQVACFGDADGSLVVTASGGIAPYQYSLDGETFTEENTFGNLPAGDYQVTVADAAGAMFTTNIVTIEEPSALNLVLSVMTDNINAEVTGGTAPYEYSLNGGDFQTSSIFPDLPPGDYQVTVLDANDCATEGFISILVGVFTAADPSLNLQVYPNPNTGQFDLLLAQATGNKLTCKVFNSAGALVAHELLAKPGFELRHSFDLQFLPPGLYQLVLFDADAFGTVRVMVVR